In a genomic window of Polycladomyces abyssicola:
- a CDS encoding S8 family serine peptidase, protein MRRRMVVVALVFLLLTTWMMPAGGTQAASLPKVDPILQNVSQLGKLTDLSRVRAVVTYYDQPTAADVSLLQALGLKTRTFRHLPMVAVEGPYVQLQQLFQHGEIRSIYYDKPLRYLLKDSVPFIGADRVWNELGYTGKGVGVAVIDSGIDATHPDLKFGETTIQNVKMLLGNSLFGGETVYLENVENTDTTSGHGTHVSGIIAGNGTAGDGTYKGVAPGAKLVGIGTGEAISIIWALEAFDYVLEKRDTYHIRVISNSWGTTGDYDPNDPINVASKKAHDAGMVVVFAAGNEGPDNNTLNPYSVAPWVIGVAAGTKDGKLADFSSRGVPGDPLLHPTITAPGVDIVSTKSTTGLVLNLLGTQKDVQYIPPQYLPYYTTASGTSMATPHISGVVALMLEANPRLTPDQVKNLLVQTARPMSGYQKYQVGAGYVDAYQAVVAAKNAP, encoded by the coding sequence ATGCGGCGCCGGATGGTGGTTGTGGCTTTGGTTTTTTTGCTGTTGACGACCTGGATGATGCCTGCCGGAGGGACTCAAGCGGCTTCTTTACCAAAAGTGGATCCGATTTTACAAAACGTGAGTCAATTGGGCAAGTTAACGGATTTGTCACGGGTGCGTGCTGTCGTTACCTATTATGATCAACCGACGGCAGCCGATGTGTCGCTGCTTCAGGCGTTGGGTCTGAAGACGCGGACATTCCGGCATTTACCGATGGTAGCGGTGGAAGGCCCTTACGTACAACTGCAACAGTTGTTCCAACATGGAGAGATCCGTTCTATCTACTACGACAAGCCCCTTCGGTACCTGTTAAAGGACAGCGTACCATTCATCGGGGCGGATCGTGTATGGAATGAGCTGGGTTACACCGGAAAAGGCGTTGGTGTGGCGGTCATCGATTCAGGTATTGATGCAACACATCCCGATCTGAAATTCGGAGAGACAACCATTCAAAATGTGAAGATGCTGTTGGGGAATTCGCTGTTCGGCGGGGAGACGGTTTATCTCGAAAATGTGGAGAACACCGATACCACCAGCGGTCACGGGACGCACGTTTCCGGGATCATCGCGGGCAATGGCACCGCAGGCGACGGGACGTACAAAGGGGTGGCCCCAGGAGCGAAGCTGGTCGGGATCGGCACGGGAGAAGCCATCTCCATCATATGGGCTTTGGAAGCGTTTGACTACGTATTGGAGAAAAGGGATACGTATCACATCCGGGTGATCAGCAACAGCTGGGGTACGACCGGGGACTATGATCCAAACGACCCCATCAACGTGGCCAGCAAAAAAGCGCACGATGCCGGTATGGTCGTCGTATTTGCGGCGGGGAATGAAGGACCGGACAATAACACGCTGAACCCCTATTCGGTGGCACCATGGGTGATCGGGGTGGCAGCCGGGACAAAAGACGGCAAGCTGGCCGATTTCTCTTCGCGCGGCGTACCGGGGGATCCGTTGCTCCATCCGACCATCACCGCCCCGGGTGTGGATATCGTATCCACCAAATCCACCACCGGATTGGTGTTAAATTTGTTGGGTACGCAGAAAGACGTGCAGTACATCCCACCCCAGTATTTGCCGTACTACACCACGGCGAGCGGCACCAGCATGGCCACGCCGCATATCTCTGGCGTCGTGGCGTTGATGCTGGAGGCGAATCCGCGTTTGACACCCGATCAGGTGAAGAATCTGTTGGTACAGACGGCCCGACCGATGAGCGGATATCAGAAGTATCAGGTGGGTGCCGGATATGTGGATGCGTATCAAGCTGTTGTAGCAGCGAAAAACGCACCGTAA
- a CDS encoding L,D-transpeptidase: MPRIYVSLSKRRLYLYEGNLLIRSYPIGIGKILTRTPIGNYVIINKVPYPYSRPGGPLSPYGTLWMGLSRPGYGIHGTNRPSSIGKMVSRGCIRMFNQHVEDLGRRVGIGTSVMIRP, translated from the coding sequence TTGCCCAGAATTTACGTCTCTCTGTCAAAAAGACGTCTGTATCTATATGAGGGAAATTTGCTGATCAGAAGCTATCCGATCGGAATTGGTAAAATCCTCACGCGAACCCCTATCGGCAATTACGTGATCATCAACAAGGTTCCGTATCCGTACAGTCGACCGGGCGGCCCTCTCAGTCCCTACGGCACACTGTGGATGGGGCTGTCCCGACCTGGATACGGTATCCACGGCACCAATCGTCCATCCTCCATTGGCAAGATGGTATCCAGAGGTTGTATCCGCATGTTCAACCAACACGTAGAAGATCTTGGTCGAAGAGTCGGTATCGGTACATCGGTGATGATCCGTCCCTGA
- a CDS encoding trimeric intracellular cation channel family protein, translating to MTWDVFNIMGIAAFAISGAIVAMEEKYDILGALVLGFVTAFGGGIIRNLLIGLPVHMLWKQEALITTALIAIVLAYVSPDRWINNYKKWIDFFDAVGLSAFSIQGAFYAVQAHHPLVAVVSAAVLTGIGGGIIRDVLAGRKPLVFRGEIYAIWAMVIGLLIGLKVVQQGWELYALFVAIVVLRTMSFYFGWQLPLRGLAEEKKPSANIPAES from the coding sequence ATGACGTGGGACGTGTTCAATATCATGGGTATCGCAGCATTCGCTATCAGTGGCGCCATTGTGGCAATGGAAGAGAAATACGATATCTTGGGCGCACTCGTCCTCGGATTCGTCACCGCCTTCGGCGGGGGGATTATCCGCAACCTGCTGATCGGCCTTCCCGTCCATATGTTGTGGAAACAGGAAGCTCTGATCACAACGGCCCTGATCGCCATTGTGTTGGCCTATGTGTCACCGGACCGTTGGATCAATAACTATAAAAAGTGGATTGATTTCTTTGATGCCGTCGGTTTGTCCGCTTTTTCGATCCAAGGCGCTTTTTATGCCGTGCAGGCTCACCACCCGCTCGTCGCGGTCGTCTCGGCCGCTGTGCTGACCGGGATCGGCGGCGGCATTATCCGCGACGTACTGGCCGGCCGCAAACCGCTCGTGTTTCGCGGCGAGATTTACGCCATCTGGGCGATGGTGATCGGCCTGCTGATCGGATTGAAAGTGGTACAGCAAGGTTGGGAACTGTATGCCCTGTTCGTCGCCATCGTTGTGTTGCGCACCATGTCGTTTTATTTTGGCTGGCAGCTGCCATTGCGGGGGCTGGCCGAAGAAAAGAAACCATCCGCCAATATACCGGCAGAAAGTTGA
- the celB gene encoding PTS cellobiose transporter subunit IIC: MNRLIQWLERTLLPIAGKIAEQRHLQAIRDGLIAVMPFVIIGSFFLILAFPPIMALDRWVNPYRPSLLMPVQAGIHMMALIATLAIGYRLAERYKLDALAGATISLIAFLLATPLQNEQLPVLYLGSKGLFVGIVLAVFSVEILRWFVRRDWVIRMPASVPPAVARSFAALLPGLLVMILVWGVRLLLEHTWGISIHQVVQQVLSDPLHYLGGTFSGALISALLMGLLWSIGIHGDAVVGSVMAPIFLSLTLQNQDAKLADTAIPNTVCNQFFDLFLNIGGTGSTLSLTLLLLFFARSRQLKSLGRIAIAPGLFNINEPIIFGLPIVMNPLLIIPFILVPIATTTLTYTTMELGWVPRPYALVPWTTPIGFGGWLATGSWKGAILQLVNMTVAGLIYYPFFRLWDRKKWAEEKNERNHDANPS, from the coding sequence ATGAACCGCTTAATCCAATGGTTGGAGCGGACCCTTCTGCCCATCGCCGGTAAAATCGCGGAACAACGCCATCTCCAAGCGATTCGTGATGGTTTGATCGCGGTCATGCCCTTTGTAATCATCGGCTCCTTCTTCCTGATTCTCGCATTTCCCCCAATCATGGCACTGGATCGATGGGTGAACCCGTATCGACCGTCTCTGCTCATGCCGGTTCAAGCAGGCATTCACATGATGGCCCTGATCGCCACACTGGCGATCGGATATCGTCTGGCCGAACGATACAAATTGGATGCCCTGGCGGGGGCCACCATCAGTTTGATCGCATTTTTATTGGCGACCCCGTTGCAGAACGAACAGTTGCCGGTGCTGTATCTCGGCTCCAAAGGGTTGTTCGTCGGTATCGTACTGGCCGTTTTTTCAGTGGAAATCCTCCGCTGGTTCGTCCGCCGCGATTGGGTCATTCGTATGCCTGCCAGTGTCCCTCCGGCTGTGGCCCGTTCGTTTGCGGCGTTACTTCCGGGGTTGCTGGTGATGATCCTGGTATGGGGTGTCCGTCTGCTGTTGGAACACACATGGGGCATCTCCATCCATCAAGTGGTGCAACAAGTGTTGAGCGATCCCCTGCACTACCTGGGCGGTACGTTCAGCGGTGCACTGATCTCCGCTCTGTTGATGGGGTTGCTCTGGTCGATCGGCATTCACGGTGATGCCGTCGTCGGCAGTGTGATGGCACCCATTTTCCTCAGTCTTACCTTACAAAATCAAGATGCAAAGTTGGCGGACACAGCCATACCTAATACGGTGTGTAACCAATTTTTTGATTTGTTCTTGAACATCGGCGGAACGGGGTCCACTTTGTCACTCACCTTACTGCTCCTGTTTTTTGCCCGGTCCCGCCAGTTGAAAAGTTTGGGGCGCATCGCCATTGCGCCAGGGCTGTTCAATATCAACGAACCCATCATCTTCGGCCTGCCCATCGTGATGAACCCGCTGTTGATCATTCCCTTCATACTGGTTCCCATCGCGACTACCACCCTCACCTATACGACGATGGAGTTGGGATGGGTACCGCGTCCCTATGCACTGGTGCCCTGGACAACACCGATCGGATTCGGCGGCTGGTTGGCGACAGGAAGTTGGAAGGGAGCGATACTTCAGCTGGTCAACATGACAGTGGCCGGACTGATTTATTATCCGTTTTTCCGTTTGTGGGATCGCAAAAAATGGGCGGAAGAAAAAAACGAGAGAAACCATGATGCCAATCCATCATGA
- a CDS encoding PTS sugar transporter subunit IIB — protein MRILLCCSGGMSTSLLAERMEQAARDQGLTVDIQSVGVHEFAAVVRKFDVVLLGPQIRHRWAHLKSIADANGVPIALLDPVAYGMIDGQQALKQALACLSTS, from the coding sequence TTGCGTATTTTGCTCTGTTGCTCGGGTGGGATGTCCACCAGCTTGTTGGCGGAACGGATGGAACAGGCCGCTAGGGACCAGGGGCTGACTGTCGACATCCAATCGGTTGGCGTTCATGAGTTTGCAGCAGTGGTGCGGAAATTCGACGTGGTCCTGTTAGGGCCGCAAATCCGGCACAGATGGGCCCATCTCAAGTCCATCGCCGACGCCAACGGCGTTCCGATCGCGCTTCTCGACCCGGTCGCCTACGGCATGATTGACGGACAGCAAGCCCTCAAACAAGCGTTGGCCTGCTTGTCCACATCCTGA
- a CDS encoding DUF2062 domain-containing protein, translating into MIRNAFRRIRLEYLKLLRTKGAPSIVAKGFALGVFLEFITLPTLGIAFFLLYPLNLLFRGSLPAALIGYLMGKVILPIFLYINYTLGNRLIGGGKQAVGSPHWHDLTTWHTWKEKGLAFFVGSAIVGAVVAVVGYVLVYWALISYRRRKERRNRI; encoded by the coding sequence ATGATCAGAAACGCTTTTCGGCGCATCCGTCTCGAATACCTCAAACTTCTCCGTACCAAGGGCGCACCGTCGATTGTGGCCAAAGGGTTCGCCCTTGGCGTCTTTTTGGAATTTATCACGTTGCCCACCTTGGGAATCGCCTTTTTCCTGTTGTACCCGCTCAACTTATTGTTCCGGGGCAGTCTGCCCGCAGCACTGATCGGGTACCTGATGGGCAAAGTGATTTTGCCCATTTTCTTGTATATCAATTATACGTTGGGTAACCGATTGATCGGCGGGGGCAAACAAGCCGTTGGTTCACCCCATTGGCATGATTTGACTACCTGGCACACGTGGAAGGAGAAAGGACTGGCATTCTTCGTGGGCAGCGCCATCGTGGGAGCGGTGGTGGCAGTAGTTGGATACGTGCTGGTCTATTGGGCCTTGATTTCCTACCGTCGCCGCAAGGAGCGGCGGAATCGGATCTAG
- the guaA gene encoding glutamine-hydrolyzing GMP synthase, producing MDKPMERVVVLDFGGQYNQLIARRIRDLGVFSELLPFDIKADQLREMQPKGIVFSGGPASVYAEGAPKCDPAIFELGVPILGICYGMQLISAHFGARVERAHKREYGKAEAEVVSDSPLFRDMDRRQLVWMSHSDVVVEPPSGFQVDCRTESAPVAAMSDPNRRIYAVQFHPEVRHTVNGDEMIRHFLYDVCGCEGNWSMETFIDDTVREIRERVGDKKVLCALSGGVDSSVAAVLIHKAVGEQLTCVFVDHGLLRKGEAESVMRTFADHFHMNVVKVDARERFLQKLKGVTDPEQKRKIIGNEFIRVFEEESDKLGEHHFLGQGTLYTDIIESGTATAQTIKSHHNVGGLPEDMRMELIEPLNTLFKDEVRKVGEELGLPKEIVWRQPFPGPGLGIRVIGEVTEEKLTIVRESDAILREEIQRAGLDREIWQYFTTLPDFRSVGVMGDARTYAYTVGIRAVTSVDGMTADWARIPYDVLERIANRIVNEVDGVNRVVYDITSKPPATIEWE from the coding sequence ATGGACAAGCCGATGGAACGTGTGGTGGTACTGGATTTTGGCGGACAATACAACCAGCTGATCGCCCGTCGGATTCGCGATCTGGGTGTGTTCAGCGAATTGCTTCCGTTTGATATCAAGGCGGATCAGCTGAGGGAGATGCAACCGAAAGGCATCGTGTTTTCCGGCGGTCCGGCGAGCGTCTATGCTGAAGGGGCGCCCAAGTGTGACCCGGCCATTTTCGAGTTGGGTGTACCCATTTTGGGGATCTGCTACGGAATGCAGTTGATCTCGGCCCATTTCGGTGCCCGGGTGGAACGGGCCCACAAGCGTGAATACGGAAAAGCGGAAGCCGAAGTGGTATCCGATTCTCCTTTGTTCCGCGACATGGACCGTCGACAATTGGTGTGGATGAGCCACAGCGATGTGGTGGTGGAACCGCCGTCCGGCTTCCAAGTGGATTGTCGGACCGAATCGGCACCCGTGGCTGCGATGAGCGATCCCAATCGGCGCATCTACGCCGTCCAATTTCATCCGGAAGTGCGTCATACCGTCAACGGCGACGAAATGATCCGTCATTTCCTGTATGATGTTTGCGGCTGCGAAGGAAACTGGAGCATGGAGACCTTTATTGACGACACGGTCCGGGAAATCCGCGAGCGTGTAGGGGACAAAAAGGTGTTGTGTGCACTGAGCGGCGGTGTAGATTCTTCCGTCGCGGCCGTTTTGATTCACAAGGCGGTGGGAGAACAGCTCACCTGTGTGTTTGTGGATCACGGATTGTTGCGCAAAGGGGAAGCGGAGAGCGTGATGCGCACGTTCGCCGACCATTTCCATATGAATGTGGTCAAAGTGGACGCACGGGAGCGGTTCCTGCAAAAGCTGAAAGGGGTAACCGATCCCGAACAAAAACGGAAAATCATCGGCAACGAATTCATCCGTGTGTTTGAGGAAGAATCCGACAAGCTGGGGGAACATCATTTCCTCGGGCAGGGTACGCTGTATACCGATATCATCGAGTCCGGTACGGCCACGGCGCAAACGATCAAATCCCACCACAACGTGGGCGGTCTGCCGGAGGACATGCGGATGGAGTTGATCGAGCCTCTGAACACCCTGTTCAAGGATGAAGTGCGGAAAGTGGGTGAAGAGCTGGGACTGCCCAAAGAGATCGTGTGGCGGCAACCCTTCCCGGGTCCGGGGTTGGGCATTCGTGTGATCGGTGAAGTGACGGAGGAGAAGCTGACGATCGTGCGGGAGTCGGACGCCATATTGCGCGAGGAAATCCAGCGTGCCGGTCTGGATCGGGAGATTTGGCAGTACTTCACCACCCTTCCTGATTTCCGCAGTGTAGGTGTCATGGGGGATGCCCGTACTTATGCGTACACGGTCGGCATCCGGGCCGTCACCTCTGTTGACGGGATGACGGCGGACTGGGCACGGATTCCGTACGACGTGTTGGAACGCATCGCCAATCGGATCGTCAATGAAGTGGACGGTGTCAACCGTGTCGTCTACGATATCACCTCCAAACCCCCGGCGACAATTGAGTGGGAGTGA
- a CDS encoding peptidase MA family metallohydrolase codes for MKRWLTMRRCRLIATGWLAGWLLCQGTVSAAPCPPVAQQIVQLVHEKAQAVNRRDWVSFQRVLHPDRPVYMQEQKRWFQDAIRYVDRGSYRLDVLSVIPYRPYQVLAWVEQSYRRKGTRYAVKFPLLFQRTDQGWRDSDYPFRHMTGTGVIVRYTDQRLHDQATVALGTVKRSLIQFRSKYGWTPGRDVEVKLYHHPEVFRQSVKLSLPMWAAGWHEAGQAIKFVGLSNVDDWEPSFAMGIVHEMTHHMISELTGDNAAYWLQEGAAGYYQSHLLPGLKEHEDPTVSVTPMWTVRDLEQRNLERLSDVEATQFYAQSRDFFQFLVERYGEKKLQRLFAVLAMFPVIDQDSSDKLAICNARTRKAVQKALGQSLDQIGAEWVIHKRKAVGEKGIENGNGT; via the coding sequence GTGAAACGATGGTTGACCATGCGGAGATGTAGGTTGATCGCTACAGGATGGTTGGCAGGGTGGTTGCTGTGTCAAGGGACGGTGTCAGCTGCACCTTGTCCCCCGGTTGCCCAACAGATCGTTCAACTGGTACATGAGAAAGCACAGGCGGTCAACCGACGGGATTGGGTTTCTTTTCAACGTGTACTTCACCCGGATCGTCCGGTCTACATGCAAGAACAAAAACGTTGGTTCCAAGACGCTATCCGTTATGTCGATCGTGGTTCATACCGACTGGATGTGCTTTCGGTCATTCCGTACCGTCCGTATCAAGTATTGGCCTGGGTGGAACAGTCTTATCGAAGAAAAGGTACCCGATATGCAGTGAAATTCCCTCTCTTGTTTCAGCGAACAGATCAAGGATGGCGGGATTCAGATTACCCGTTTCGGCATATGACGGGAACAGGTGTGATCGTGCGTTACACCGACCAACGTCTGCACGATCAAGCTACAGTGGCATTGGGAACAGTGAAGCGGTCACTGATACAGTTTCGTTCCAAATATGGGTGGACACCCGGACGCGATGTGGAGGTGAAATTGTACCACCATCCGGAAGTATTCAGGCAATCGGTCAAATTGTCACTCCCAATGTGGGCAGCCGGTTGGCATGAAGCGGGACAGGCGATCAAGTTCGTCGGTCTGTCGAATGTGGACGATTGGGAACCCTCGTTTGCCATGGGGATTGTGCACGAGATGACGCATCACATGATCAGTGAATTGACAGGAGACAATGCGGCATATTGGTTGCAGGAGGGAGCAGCCGGATATTATCAGTCCCATTTGCTGCCCGGATTGAAGGAGCATGAAGATCCTACGGTTTCGGTGACACCAATGTGGACGGTCCGTGATTTGGAACAGCGCAATCTGGAACGGTTGTCGGATGTGGAAGCTACCCAGTTCTATGCCCAATCCCGTGATTTTTTTCAGTTTTTGGTTGAGCGTTACGGAGAAAAGAAATTGCAGCGGCTCTTTGCCGTCTTGGCGATGTTTCCCGTGATCGACCAGGACAGTTCGGATAAACTGGCGATCTGCAATGCACGCACAAGAAAAGCGGTGCAAAAGGCTTTGGGACAATCACTGGATCAGATCGGTGCGGAATGGGTGATTCACAAAAGGAAGGCGGTGGGGGAAAAGGGGATTGAGAATGGGAATGGAACGTAG
- the purE gene encoding 5-(carboxyamino)imidazole ribonucleotide mutase, whose amino-acid sequence MNQPRVGVIMGSTSDWPTMKRACEVLDELGIPYEARVVSAHRTPDEMFAYAEEAEKRGIEVIIAGAGGAAHLPGMVASKTVLPVIGVPVKSSSLNGLDSLLSIVQMPGGVPVATVAIGESGAVNAGLLAAEILGIGDPDIRERLKQRRARIRQQVIESGDLT is encoded by the coding sequence ATGAATCAACCACGTGTCGGCGTAATCATGGGGAGCACGTCGGATTGGCCTACAATGAAGCGGGCTTGCGAAGTATTGGATGAGTTGGGCATCCCGTATGAGGCACGTGTCGTTTCCGCGCATCGGACACCGGATGAAATGTTCGCCTATGCAGAAGAGGCGGAGAAGCGTGGAATCGAGGTGATCATTGCCGGGGCGGGCGGGGCGGCCCATTTGCCGGGAATGGTCGCCTCCAAAACGGTATTGCCCGTCATTGGTGTCCCAGTCAAATCTTCGTCACTCAACGGTTTGGATTCCCTGTTGTCGATCGTTCAGATGCCGGGTGGCGTACCAGTGGCAACCGTGGCGATCGGAGAGAGCGGTGCGGTGAACGCCGGTTTGCTGGCGGCGGAAATACTGGGAATCGGCGACCCTGATATTCGCGAACGCCTGAAACAACGGCGGGCACGGATCCGTCAACAAGTGATCGAATCAGGTGATCTGACATGA
- the purK gene encoding 5-(carboxyamino)imidazole ribonucleotide synthase, giving the protein MELQVKPTTVLLPGSTVGILGGGQLGRMVILEGRKLGYRFITLDPSTDCPGSQVSDHHISAGYHDVLAAEQLGEWSDVVAYEFENIDPEVVKRLEEKVFVPQGSRLLEITQHRVREKETLDACGIPVAAFRVVHDTEQLRDAAAELGYPCVLKTVTGGYDGKGQRILRGEKDVEPAWQALSRPGEPCIVEQFVPFIKELSVVVARNLHGQIATFPVVENIHRHHILHVTLAPAPVYERIAARAEQLARDVAEKLEITGLCAVEMFLLEDGQLLVNELAPRPHNSGHFTYDACATSQFEQFLRAICGLPLGSTRLLTPAVMVNILGEHVEPLIQRIPTLPDNVKVHLYGKKEAKPGRKMGHVTVLGESLAEAWGTVQQLGIWEDEDMDIFENN; this is encoded by the coding sequence ATGGAACTGCAAGTCAAACCGACAACCGTATTGTTGCCGGGAAGCACTGTGGGAATTTTGGGCGGCGGTCAGTTGGGACGCATGGTGATCCTCGAGGGACGGAAGTTGGGATATCGTTTCATCACACTGGACCCTTCGACAGATTGTCCTGGCAGCCAAGTGTCAGACCACCACATCTCCGCCGGGTATCATGATGTTCTTGCCGCAGAACAATTGGGCGAATGGTCAGACGTGGTGGCATACGAATTTGAAAACATCGACCCCGAAGTGGTTAAACGGCTGGAGGAAAAGGTTTTTGTCCCGCAAGGCAGTCGTTTGCTGGAAATCACTCAGCATCGGGTACGGGAAAAAGAGACGCTGGACGCTTGCGGCATCCCCGTCGCCGCGTTCCGGGTGGTCCACGACACGGAGCAATTGCGTGACGCTGCCGCAGAATTGGGTTATCCGTGTGTGCTGAAGACGGTTACGGGCGGATACGACGGGAAAGGTCAGCGAATTTTGCGCGGGGAGAAAGACGTGGAGCCAGCTTGGCAGGCGCTGTCCCGACCGGGGGAACCCTGCATTGTGGAGCAGTTTGTTCCGTTTATCAAAGAATTGTCGGTGGTGGTGGCACGCAATCTGCATGGCCAGATCGCTACATTCCCTGTGGTGGAAAATATTCACCGGCATCATATTTTGCACGTGACGCTGGCACCAGCGCCGGTTTACGAGCGAATCGCCGCACGTGCCGAACAGTTGGCCCGCGATGTAGCGGAGAAACTGGAGATAACGGGACTTTGCGCGGTGGAAATGTTTCTCTTGGAGGACGGACAATTGCTGGTGAACGAGTTGGCCCCGCGTCCGCACAACTCCGGACATTTTACGTACGATGCCTGCGCGACCTCGCAGTTTGAGCAGTTTCTGCGGGCGATTTGCGGTCTGCCATTGGGCTCGACCCGCTTGTTAACCCCGGCCGTGATGGTCAACATACTGGGGGAGCATGTGGAGCCGTTGATACAGCGGATTCCGACCTTACCCGACAATGTGAAGGTGCATCTATACGGGAAAAAAGAGGCAAAACCCGGACGCAAAATGGGGCACGTCACCGTTTTGGGCGAGTCGCTGGCGGAAGCGTGGGGTACGGTTCAACAGCTCGGTATTTGGGAAGACGAAGACATGGACATATTCGAGAACAATTGA
- the purB gene encoding adenylosuccinate lyase produces MIERYTRPEMKEIWNDENRYRAWLEVEILACEAWAELGVIPKEDVEKIRKNARINIGRILEIEQDTRHDVVAFTRAVAETLGPESKWVHYGLTSTDVVDTALSYLLLQANRILLKDIDHFLDVLKRKALEHKETVMMGRTHGVHAEPTTFGLKMALWYAEMKRNRDRFVRAMEEVRVGKISGAVGTYANIDPFVEQYVCDKLGLKPAPISTQTLQRDRHAEYMATLALIATSLEKFAVEIRGLQKSEIREVEEAFKKGQKGSSAMPHKRNPVGSENITGLSRVIRGHMLSAYENVPLWHERDISHSSVERIILPDATTLLNYMLRRFAGIVEELTVLPDNMKRNMEATYGLIYSQRVLLSLIDKGLKREEAYDRVQKLAMQAWEEQRPFRGLVESDELITNTLSPEEIADCFDYRHHLKHVDTIFRRLGLVE; encoded by the coding sequence GTGATTGAACGATACACACGACCGGAAATGAAGGAAATCTGGAATGACGAGAACCGATACCGAGCATGGCTGGAAGTGGAGATTTTGGCGTGTGAAGCTTGGGCGGAATTGGGCGTGATTCCCAAAGAGGACGTGGAGAAAATCCGGAAAAATGCCCGGATCAACATCGGACGCATTCTGGAGATCGAGCAGGATACCCGTCATGATGTGGTGGCGTTCACCCGTGCGGTCGCGGAAACATTGGGTCCTGAATCCAAATGGGTTCATTACGGATTGACCTCCACCGACGTGGTGGACACGGCTCTGTCCTATCTGCTGCTACAAGCCAACCGCATCTTGCTGAAGGATATCGATCATTTTCTCGATGTCTTGAAAAGAAAAGCGCTGGAACACAAAGAGACAGTCATGATGGGACGGACGCACGGAGTACATGCGGAACCCACCACATTCGGACTGAAAATGGCACTGTGGTATGCCGAGATGAAACGCAACCGCGACCGTTTCGTCCGGGCGATGGAAGAGGTACGGGTCGGCAAAATCTCCGGCGCCGTCGGCACCTATGCCAATATCGACCCGTTTGTTGAACAGTATGTTTGCGACAAACTGGGATTGAAACCGGCGCCGATCTCTACGCAGACCCTGCAGCGGGATCGTCATGCGGAATATATGGCGACACTGGCTTTGATCGCCACGTCGTTGGAGAAATTTGCGGTGGAAATCCGGGGTCTGCAGAAGAGCGAGATCCGCGAAGTGGAGGAAGCCTTCAAAAAAGGACAAAAAGGTTCCTCGGCGATGCCGCACAAACGTAACCCGGTCGGATCGGAAAATATCACCGGCTTGTCCCGCGTCATTCGCGGACATATGCTGTCGGCCTACGAAAACGTACCGCTTTGGCATGAACGAGACATTTCCCACTCGTCCGTGGAGCGCATCATTCTGCCAGATGCAACCACGCTGCTCAATTACATGTTGCGCCGGTTTGCGGGAATCGTCGAAGAACTGACGGTTCTGCCGGACAACATGAAACGGAATATGGAAGCTACCTACGGACTGATTTATTCGCAACGCGTCCTGCTCTCTCTGATCGACAAGGGATTGAAGCGGGAAGAAGCGTATGACCGCGTGCAAAAGCTGGCCATGCAAGCCTGGGAGGAACAACGTCCGTTCCGCGGGCTGGTGGAAAGCGACGAATTGATCACAAACACGTTGTCACCGGAAGAAATCGCGGATTGTTTCGATTACCGTCATCACCTGAAGCATGTGGACACCATTTTCCGCCGGTTGGGTTTGGTGGAATAA